Proteins encoded in a region of the Gigantopelta aegis isolate Gae_Host chromosome 13, Gae_host_genome, whole genome shotgun sequence genome:
- the LOC121387805 gene encoding alpha-1,6-mannosyl-glycoprotein 2-beta-N-acetylglucosaminyltransferase-like: MRLSAMKTALFLFYLCLLIFAGLQIYVAFAYYGNNKKKMFWNLDRNKPHRHIQIDDYANNIASENASRRPQYGYVTKRGGTNIQEATQSRTGVPFIPNWKDVESFRRDVEFLNHQGFIHNEVKFKPRLTAESIVILVQVHSRADQLQMQIDSFSRMRYINETLIIFSHDFYSQNVFDVIAKIDFCPYVQIFYPYAIQVYNNQFPGDDPKDCPRNLVKDEARKRKCNNAEYQDPYGHYREAPHAQLKHHWLWKMQFIFENCSLLRNFEGIIFRLDDDYYLAEDTMDYIRKLDRQSRIQCPECKMYIMGQSTVYSHDEYKSGAAKKDYWWAGNGRGMAFRKDFWKLFKDCAKSFCLFDDCNWDWSLMHVTAKCIPGGLKILKPLGSRVFHLGRCKGFHQNRSCKTTDVLNYVLGILRRNRNYLFPENVNIPIGFPSRSKLDVPNGGWTDIRDHEMCLRIFNNESLSTTDFRKIHQKLFN, from the coding sequence ATGAGACTCTCGGCAATGAAAACTGCTCTCTTTTTGTTTTACCTCTGTCTACTAATATTTGCCGGGCTTCAGATTTACGTGGCCTTTGCATAttatggaaataataaaaaaaaaatgttttggaatctcgACAGGAATAAACCTCACAGGCACATCCAAATTGACGACTATGCCAACAACATTGCTTCAGAAAATGCGTCTAGACGTCCTCAGTATGGCTATGTAACGAAACGTGGTGGAACTAATATTCAAGAAGCGACACAAAGTCGCACTGGCGTGCCTTTTATTCCAAACTGGAAAGACGTGGAGTCATTTCGCCGGGATGTAGAGTTCCTCAACCATCAAGGCTTCATCCACAATGAGGTGAAATTCAAACCGAGGCTGACGGCTGAAAGTATTGTTATTCTGGTTCAGGTTCACAGTCGAGCTGACCAGCTGCAGATGCAGATAGACTCCTTTAGCAGAATGAGGTACATCAACGAAACGTTGATCATCTTCAGCCACGATTTCTATTCTCAGAATGTGTTTGATGTCATAGCCAAGATAGATTTCTGTCCATATGTTCAGATATTTTACCCGTATGCTATTCAGGTGTATAACAACCAATTCCCAGGAGATGACCCTAAAGACTGTCCGAGGAATTTGGTAAAGGACGAGGCCCGGAAACGGAAGTGTAACAACGCCGAGTATCAAGATCCTTACGGACATTACCGAGAAGCCCCGCATGCGCAGTTGAAGCATCACTGGTTGTGGAAGATGCAGTTCATTTTCGAGAACTGCTCCTTGCTGCGAAATTTCGAAGGGATAATATTTCGTCTGGATGATGATTACTACTTGGCAGAGGACACGATGGACTACATCAGGAAACTGGATCGTCAGAGTCGGATTCAGTGTCCTGAGTGTAAAATGTACATCATGGGTCAGTCCACTGTTTATTCACACGACGAATACAAGTCTGGTGCAGCCAAGAAAGATTACTGGTGGGCAGGAAACGGAAGAGGTATGGCCTTCAGGAAAGACTTCTGGAAGCTGTTCAAAGATTGTGCGAAATCATTTTGCCTGTTCGACGATTGTAACTGGGACTGGTCGCTAATGCACGTGACCGCCAAGTGCATCCCAGGTGGTCTGAAAATCTTAAAACCTCTAGGTAGTAGAGTCTTCCATTTGGGAAGATGTAAGGGCTTCCATCAAAATAGAAGCTGCAAAACGACTGATGTTCTGAATTATGTGCTGGGTATTTTAAGACGCAACAGAAATTATCTCTTTCCTGAAAATGTGAATATTCCTATCGGTTTTCCTTCTAGATCTAAGCTGGATGTACCGAATGGAGGGTGGACTGATATCAGAGATCATGAAATGTGCCTTAGGATTTTCAATAACGAGTCCTTGTCGACTACAGACTTTAGAAAAATACACCAGAAGCTGTTTAATTGA